In a genomic window of Pseudomonas putida:
- a CDS encoding ABC transporter substrate-binding protein, translated as MFDTLKFSAVRRHVLAVAGAALIAPQVWAADPSTVTVAGYGGGLQDALIATLWKPAAEKAGLKLLTESHDGQPAVRLQVQSGKPAWDAIHIGANDCAALSKQGMLEPLDYSVIDAKGIPELARDKNWIATNSYSVVMGWRTDKFKVGPKNWKEFWDVKKFPGRRALSVAPDEMLEVALLADGVPRDQLYPLDIKRGLASLEKIKPYVAVWWTSGAQSAQLIKDGEVDLIAIWSSRVDSVVKDKAPVAYTYEDGLLGYGCMAILKGAGNVPGAQKLIANSVSAPIQARIPTMMGYYGPTNSLAFDQPGVPADALNSSNMSPDNRAKQALMDPRWWGDHVTDVQEDYKELIAR; from the coding sequence ATGTTCGACACCCTGAAGTTTTCAGCAGTAAGGCGGCATGTGTTGGCAGTTGCGGGCGCGGCGTTGATCGCTCCGCAGGTGTGGGCGGCCGATCCGTCTACTGTGACCGTCGCAGGCTATGGTGGTGGTTTGCAGGATGCATTGATTGCAACGCTGTGGAAGCCAGCGGCAGAGAAGGCTGGATTGAAGTTGCTGACTGAGTCCCATGACGGACAACCGGCTGTACGACTGCAAGTGCAATCTGGCAAACCCGCCTGGGATGCCATTCATATCGGCGCCAATGACTGTGCGGCCTTGTCCAAGCAGGGGATGCTCGAACCCCTGGACTACTCCGTGATCGATGCCAAAGGCATACCTGAACTGGCGCGTGACAAGAACTGGATCGCCACCAACAGCTATTCAGTGGTCATGGGCTGGCGCACCGACAAATTCAAGGTTGGCCCGAAGAACTGGAAAGAGTTTTGGGACGTGAAGAAGTTTCCAGGTCGTCGTGCGCTTTCCGTCGCACCGGATGAAATGCTTGAAGTGGCCTTGCTGGCCGATGGCGTGCCGCGTGACCAACTCTACCCGCTGGATATCAAGCGGGGCCTCGCCTCGCTGGAAAAGATAAAACCTTACGTCGCTGTCTGGTGGACCTCCGGTGCTCAATCCGCGCAGCTGATCAAGGATGGCGAAGTCGATCTGATCGCGATCTGGAGCAGTCGTGTCGATTCTGTGGTGAAAGACAAGGCACCGGTGGCCTATACCTATGAAGACGGCCTGCTCGGTTATGGCTGCATGGCCATCCTCAAAGGCGCCGGGAATGTGCCGGGTGCACAGAAGTTGATCGCCAATTCCGTCTCCGCGCCGATTCAGGCCCGGATCCCGACCATGATGGGTTACTACGGCCCGACAAATAGCCTGGCTTTCGATCAACCTGGTGTTCCGGCCGACGCACTGAACAGCTCCAACATGTCGCCCGACAACAGAGCCAAGCAGGCGCTGATGGACCCTCGCTGGTGGGGCGACCATGTCACTGATGTTCAAGAAGACTACAAAGAGTTGATCGCACGGTAA
- a CDS encoding aspartate aminotransferase family protein, with amino-acid sequence MSRSLHASDIAFHIHSQTNLANHEKVGPTVMVRGEGIYTWDDQGKQYLDAMSGMWSAALGYSETRLEEAALRQMKQLPYHQNFAHRSTEPAIQLAERLISLAPVPMSKVLFACSGSEANDTAIKLVWYYWSAIGQPQRRKIISRNRAYHGTTIASASLTGLAHLHQDFGLPLPGFLHVTCPHYYREGLPGESEEAFSTRLAAELETLIEREGADTIGAFFAEPLMGTGGVITPPAGYFEKIQQVLKRHNILLVADEVICGFGRTGNWWGSQTFGLQPDMITCAKALSASYLPISALLISEPVYQAMKSQSEKIGVFGHGFTYGGHPVPAAVALECLNIYEERQLPAHAQQVGARLGAGLRKLADHPLVGEVRGAGLMWGVEVVADKASKAAFPKEWKVGLSVSQQTEANGVTARSLNDSVVFAPPLIINDAEVDLVLEAFSKGLDASLALLRQQSRFNG; translated from the coding sequence ATGTCACGCTCATTACACGCCAGCGACATCGCTTTTCACATCCACAGCCAGACCAACCTGGCCAACCACGAAAAGGTCGGTCCGACCGTTATGGTCCGTGGAGAGGGCATCTACACCTGGGATGACCAAGGCAAGCAGTATCTGGACGCCATGTCGGGCATGTGGAGTGCCGCGCTGGGTTATAGCGAGACGCGCCTGGAAGAAGCCGCGTTGCGGCAAATGAAGCAATTGCCCTATCACCAGAACTTTGCGCACCGCTCGACCGAACCGGCGATCCAGTTGGCAGAACGCTTGATCTCGCTGGCGCCGGTGCCAATGTCCAAAGTGTTGTTTGCTTGTTCAGGTTCCGAAGCCAACGACACGGCGATCAAACTGGTCTGGTACTACTGGAGCGCCATTGGCCAGCCACAACGCCGCAAGATCATCAGCCGCAATCGCGCTTATCACGGCACGACCATTGCCAGTGCCAGCCTCACCGGCCTTGCACACTTGCACCAGGATTTCGGCCTGCCGCTGCCCGGTTTCCTGCATGTCACCTGCCCGCATTATTACCGCGAGGGATTGCCGGGCGAGAGCGAAGAGGCCTTCTCCACTCGCCTCGCCGCTGAGCTTGAAACGCTGATCGAGCGCGAAGGTGCCGACACCATTGGCGCATTTTTCGCCGAACCGCTCATGGGCACCGGAGGCGTGATCACCCCGCCAGCCGGCTATTTCGAAAAAATCCAGCAGGTGCTCAAGCGCCACAACATCTTGCTGGTCGCCGACGAAGTCATCTGTGGCTTCGGTCGTACCGGCAATTGGTGGGGCTCGCAAACCTTCGGCCTGCAGCCAGACATGATTACCTGCGCCAAGGCACTCTCGGCGTCCTATCTGCCCATTTCCGCATTGCTGATTTCCGAGCCGGTGTATCAGGCGATGAAAAGCCAGAGCGAGAAGATCGGCGTCTTCGGTCACGGCTTTACCTATGGCGGCCATCCGGTCCCCGCGGCGGTTGCACTGGAATGTTTGAATATCTACGAAGAGCGCCAACTCCCGGCGCACGCCCAACAGGTCGGTGCGCGCCTGGGGGCCGGCCTGCGCAAACTGGCCGACCATCCACTGGTGGGCGAAGTACGCGGTGCCGGCTTGATGTGGGGTGTCGAGGTGGTGGCCGACAAAGCCAGCAAGGCCGCGTTCCCGAAAGAGTGGAAAGTTGGCTTGAGCGTGTCGCAGCAAACCGAAGCCAATGGGGTGACAGCCCGTTCGCTGAACGACAGCGTGGTTTTCGCACCACCGTTGATCATCAACGACGCGGAAGTCGACCTGGTGCTTGAAGCCTTCTCCAAAGGCCTGGATGCGAGCTTGGCGCTGCTGCGCCAGCAATCGCGTTTCAACGGTTGA
- a CDS encoding MarR family winged helix-turn-helix transcriptional regulator yields the protein MKKTTAVAAREPEITTDMRDLFSVQLQRLAGLSSRIAAMTIPQHFAITVLEWRTLAILDYLGQAPLVQVAKHASVLKSQMSRIVTNLTKRELIERQPNPEDGRSALLCLSAEGKEMVHRILDDSNERNERMLSGLSANELKQLRELMQRVYNNSLEYYGELKKNNPYNLSPENDDEE from the coding sequence ATGAAAAAAACCACAGCAGTCGCCGCTCGAGAACCTGAAATCACTACGGATATGCGCGACCTGTTCTCTGTTCAGCTGCAGCGTCTGGCCGGCCTGTCGAGTCGTATCGCAGCGATGACCATTCCTCAGCATTTCGCCATTACGGTACTTGAGTGGCGGACTCTGGCGATTCTCGATTACCTCGGCCAGGCGCCGCTGGTTCAAGTCGCGAAGCATGCCAGCGTGTTGAAAAGCCAGATGAGCAGGATCGTCACCAACCTGACCAAACGAGAATTGATCGAGCGCCAACCCAACCCTGAGGACGGGCGTAGCGCGCTGCTCTGCCTGAGTGCGGAAGGCAAGGAGATGGTCCACCGGATCCTCGATGACTCTAACGAGCGGAACGAACGCATGCTGAGCGGTCTGTCGGCCAACGAGCTCAAGCAACTGCGTGAATTGATGCAGCGCGTCTACAACAACAGCCTCGAGTACTACGGCGAACTCAAGAAAAACAATCCGTACAACCTGAGTCCGGAGAATGATGATGAGGAATGA
- a CDS encoding NAD(P)H-dependent flavin oxidoreductase — protein sequence MSIDTRLTRLLGIRYPIIQAGMSWASSCAALPAAVSNAGGLGVIAAGPMRLADLAQTLRQVRELTDKPFAVNIPLYRKGADEVLDLLVTEQVPVIIASQGSPKAHLQRFKDYGATWLHVVAFVEHARKAAAAGVDGLVVVGSEAGGHPPANEVSTLVNVRRVLQEVDCPLVAGGGVADGYGIAALLALGADAVQLGTRFMLSEEAFLHPAYKQKVLDADIDDTVLVGRGALPVRSVRNAFTERVEQAERDGMPQAAPDAYASLLASASLKQASFDGDVSNGKVEAGQSAGLIHQLLPAAAIMQSLVEELEQALARLRAMQP from the coding sequence ATGTCGATCGACACCCGTCTGACCCGGTTACTCGGCATCCGCTACCCGATCATTCAGGCAGGCATGAGTTGGGCATCCAGTTGCGCCGCCCTGCCCGCCGCCGTGTCCAATGCCGGTGGCCTGGGCGTGATCGCTGCAGGACCGATGCGACTGGCCGACCTTGCCCAGACGCTCCGTCAGGTGCGTGAGCTGACCGACAAACCCTTCGCCGTGAACATCCCGCTGTACCGCAAGGGCGCCGACGAAGTACTGGACTTGCTGGTGACCGAACAAGTACCGGTCATCATTGCCAGTCAAGGTTCGCCAAAAGCTCACTTGCAACGGTTCAAGGACTACGGTGCGACCTGGCTTCACGTCGTCGCATTTGTCGAACATGCACGCAAGGCCGCTGCGGCCGGGGTCGATGGGCTGGTCGTCGTTGGCAGTGAAGCCGGGGGACATCCACCGGCCAATGAAGTGAGCACGCTGGTCAACGTGCGGCGCGTGTTGCAGGAAGTCGACTGCCCCCTCGTGGCAGGCGGCGGAGTCGCCGATGGTTATGGCATTGCCGCGCTGCTCGCCCTGGGCGCGGACGCCGTGCAGTTAGGCACACGCTTCATGCTGTCGGAGGAAGCATTCCTGCATCCCGCCTACAAGCAAAAAGTACTCGACGCCGACATCGACGACACCGTCCTGGTCGGTCGCGGCGCACTGCCGGTGCGCAGCGTGCGCAATGCCTTTACCGAACGCGTTGAACAGGCCGAGCGCGACGGCATGCCACAGGCTGCCCCCGACGCCTATGCCTCATTGCTGGCCTCGGCCAGTTTGAAACAAGCCTCATTCGACGGCGATGTCAGCAACGGCAAAGTCGAAGCCGGACAAAGTGCCGGGCTTATCCATCAACTGCTGCCCGCCGCAGCAATCATGCAATCACTCGTCGAAGAACTCGAACAGGCCCTCGCCCGCCTGCGCGCCATGCAGCCCTGA
- a CDS encoding enoyl-CoA hydratase/isomerase family protein yields MTEHQVVLRETRDGVQTLTLNRPDKLNALNFALTEGLVQALKDADADPSVRVVIVTGAGRGFCAGADTREFEVLTPDNQSLVERRAALTTELQGLVKQMSKPVIAAVNGYAMGGGSGLVLSCDLALAGESARFGYPEVKHGIVAAIVMAGLVEHVGRKAAFDLVATGRTLDAHEARQLGMINRVVADADLLGEALALAQQIAGHPLQAMQATKSIFHRVTELPFSEGLKIGQQLNAQMRAFRQTESPA; encoded by the coding sequence ATGACCGAACATCAGGTCGTTTTGCGTGAAACCCGGGATGGCGTACAGACGCTGACGCTAAACCGCCCGGACAAACTCAATGCCTTGAACTTCGCACTTACCGAGGGATTGGTCCAGGCCCTGAAGGATGCCGATGCCGACCCGTCTGTTCGAGTGGTGATCGTCACCGGTGCCGGCCGTGGTTTCTGTGCGGGGGCCGACACCCGAGAGTTCGAGGTGCTGACCCCGGACAATCAATCGCTGGTGGAACGTCGCGCTGCGCTGACCACCGAACTGCAAGGGCTGGTCAAGCAGATGAGTAAACCGGTGATTGCTGCCGTCAATGGTTACGCCATGGGTGGCGGTAGCGGACTCGTATTGTCTTGCGATCTGGCGCTGGCTGGCGAGAGTGCGCGGTTCGGTTATCCAGAGGTCAAGCATGGGATCGTCGCCGCCATTGTCATGGCCGGGCTGGTTGAACATGTCGGGCGCAAGGCCGCTTTCGATCTGGTCGCCACCGGTCGCACCCTGGATGCTCATGAAGCTCGACAACTGGGCATGATCAACCGGGTTGTGGCCGACGCCGACCTGCTTGGTGAGGCGCTAGCGTTGGCTCAGCAGATCGCCGGCCATCCGCTGCAGGCAATGCAGGCCACCAAAAGCATCTTCCACCGGGTCACCGAATTGCCCTTCAGCGAAGGCCTGAAGATCGGTCAGCAATTGAATGCCCAGATGCGTGCCTTTCGCCAAACGGAGTCGCCAGCATGA
- a CDS encoding CaiB/BaiF CoA transferase family protein — protein MKPLEGVTVVELARVLACPFAGMILAELGARVIKVEQPVDGDETRGYEPFVRPADDNVDYLDEDAQAEALGRERSAYFYAFNRSKESITVNLRTVEGQEIVRKLAGEADVVLENFPVGTLKRYGLDWPVLKALNPRLLYVSCTGFGQTGPYASRKGYDTVFQAMSGIMSLTGEKDGGPVKPGIPVSDLSSGLWIALGIVSMLQGRKKEGTGAYLDFSMLDGQISLLALAAARYFALDEVPERLGTEHPGRVPSASFRCADGGYVHITGADQHWHPLCALLGLESLGSDPRLQHNSGRVLHRDEVMATLTDAIALLTRDQLCAACDAAGVPAGPLKTLDEVVVDPHLRARGVFADFEHPESGLFPAIQLPFQFNGYDNPTANRPPLLGEHTDKVLLDLGYNSQDIDALHRCGAV, from the coding sequence ATGAAGCCCCTGGAAGGTGTAACGGTTGTGGAGCTGGCGCGCGTCCTGGCCTGCCCCTTTGCCGGGATGATTCTCGCTGAACTTGGTGCCCGGGTGATCAAGGTCGAACAGCCGGTCGACGGCGACGAGACCCGAGGCTATGAGCCTTTTGTGCGTCCGGCCGACGACAACGTTGATTACCTCGACGAGGATGCCCAGGCCGAAGCCTTGGGACGTGAACGCAGCGCCTATTTTTATGCTTTCAATCGCAGTAAGGAATCGATCACGGTCAATCTGCGCACAGTCGAAGGCCAGGAAATAGTCCGCAAGCTGGCCGGCGAAGCCGACGTGGTCCTGGAGAATTTCCCGGTCGGGACACTCAAGCGATACGGCCTGGACTGGCCAGTGCTCAAGGCGCTCAACCCACGCCTGCTTTACGTCTCCTGCACCGGGTTTGGCCAGACTGGCCCTTATGCCAGCCGCAAAGGCTACGACACCGTATTCCAGGCCATGAGCGGAATCATGAGCCTCACCGGAGAGAAAGATGGCGGCCCGGTAAAACCAGGGATACCGGTTTCGGACCTTAGCTCCGGGCTATGGATCGCGCTGGGTATTGTCTCCATGCTCCAGGGCAGGAAAAAAGAAGGCACGGGCGCCTACCTCGACTTTTCCATGCTTGACGGACAAATCAGTCTGCTGGCCTTGGCTGCTGCCCGCTATTTTGCCCTGGACGAAGTGCCCGAGCGCCTGGGTACCGAGCACCCCGGCCGTGTTCCGTCTGCCAGTTTCCGATGTGCCGATGGCGGTTATGTGCACATCACCGGGGCCGATCAGCACTGGCATCCGCTTTGCGCCCTGCTTGGCCTGGAATCATTGGGATCTGATCCGCGCTTGCAGCACAACAGTGGCCGTGTACTGCACCGCGACGAAGTGATGGCGACCTTGACGGACGCCATCGCCTTGCTAACTCGCGATCAACTCTGCGCTGCCTGCGACGCAGCGGGTGTTCCCGCCGGCCCACTGAAAACGCTTGACGAGGTAGTGGTCGACCCGCACTTGCGCGCACGCGGCGTGTTTGCCGACTTCGAGCATCCAGAGAGCGGGCTCTTCCCGGCCATCCAGCTGCCGTTTCAGTTCAATGGTTACGACAACCCCACGGCGAACCGCCCGCCTCTGCTGGGCGAACACACTGACAAAGTGCTGTTGGACCTTGGCTACAACTCGCAAGACATCGACGCCTTGCACCGTTGCGGAGCAGTATAA
- a CDS encoding enoyl-CoA hydratase/isomerase family protein yields the protein MTQPDQTSVASLTVAQNIATLTLNRPQARNALNTQLCLELHLAIREVSKRSDIHVLLVRANGPVFCAGADLKERKDMDEDQIRARRIKAFALYAALEDLTIPVIALVQGPAVGSGCEIASACDFIVASDQASFRYPEARWGTVGATQRLPRIVGRRIAKELMFTGREVSAEEARSIGLVNQVLPHAEFDNYVDSLAREIASAPTHAIRSAKRTIDKGADDSRFGALAHEILAIEDNLTEGTWRAGMTSFV from the coding sequence ATGACTCAGCCCGATCAAACCTCAGTTGCCAGCCTCACGGTGGCGCAAAACATCGCCACCCTGACCCTCAATCGTCCGCAGGCACGCAATGCCCTGAACACGCAACTGTGCCTTGAACTGCACCTGGCTATCCGGGAAGTCAGCAAGCGTAGCGATATTCATGTGCTGCTGGTGCGCGCCAATGGACCAGTGTTTTGTGCCGGTGCCGATCTCAAAGAGCGCAAGGACATGGATGAAGACCAGATCCGCGCTCGACGCATCAAGGCCTTCGCCCTGTATGCCGCCCTGGAGGACCTGACGATACCGGTGATTGCGCTAGTCCAGGGCCCGGCGGTGGGCTCCGGCTGCGAAATTGCCAGTGCCTGTGACTTCATCGTCGCCAGTGACCAGGCCAGCTTCCGCTACCCGGAGGCTCGCTGGGGCACCGTCGGCGCCACACAACGGCTGCCACGCATCGTTGGCAGGCGAATCGCAAAAGAACTGATGTTCACCGGGCGTGAAGTCAGTGCCGAGGAAGCCAGATCCATCGGTCTGGTCAATCAGGTGCTACCTCACGCTGAGTTCGACAACTATGTCGACAGCCTGGCACGGGAGATCGCCTCGGCCCCCACGCACGCCATCCGCAGCGCCAAACGCACCATCGACAAGGGCGCCGATGACAGTCGCTTTGGCGCCCTGGCCCACGAGATCCTCGCCATCGAGGACAACCTGACTGAAGGCACCTGGCGTGCCGGCATGACATCTTTCGTCTGA
- a CDS encoding AMP-binding protein encodes MTVSTSPLPGPLWTVLSDIARHHPDNDALIAEDGRLSYRQLLDQVDNAARAMLGLGLQRGEHVGLLMGNSVQWAVLWYAAASLGLVCVPFNTRFRSEELSYGLGHEDVRVLFCVDTFLDKIDFVGMLGDVEPAIHTTLPGNNLPLLRHLVVFGQRVPQAGLSEAAFLQLGTDVQPIELTAARSRVEPDDTLLIQFTSGTTAFPKGVMLSHASMLGIAKCVAVRMGVHSEDRYFSPRPFYHVAGSTMSLLVALVHGATLVTAATFDPAQALAIMERERCTLTSGNDTMFLMMLAEPGFNTHRLYLRGGWAAASPQILHDVVEKMGAKDICNAYGLSEASPNLVFSDYRESLDLRLNGSMTTHAGLDIQVCDPTSGQPMPAGQPGEICARGWSLMKGYYKLPEQTASTLREGWLHTGDLGTLSADGRLQFIGRLKDMFRVGGENVSPLEVEQVLLKHPAIELAQVIGVPDPRLGEVPAAYVTLKQGTVASSEDLIAFCKARCANFKVPRYLSIVEDFESIGMTGSSKIQKNRLRDFAIHQLGLA; translated from the coding sequence ATGACTGTATCGACTTCCCCGCTGCCCGGTCCCCTTTGGACAGTATTGAGTGACATTGCCCGGCACCACCCGGACAACGACGCCTTGATTGCCGAAGACGGCCGTCTGAGTTATCGCCAGTTACTTGATCAGGTAGACAACGCGGCTCGCGCCATGCTCGGGCTGGGCCTGCAACGAGGCGAGCATGTGGGCCTGCTGATGGGTAACTCCGTGCAATGGGCGGTGCTCTGGTACGCAGCAGCTTCGCTCGGTCTGGTCTGCGTACCGTTCAACACGCGCTTTCGCAGTGAGGAGCTCAGCTACGGCCTGGGTCACGAAGATGTTCGGGTACTGTTCTGCGTCGATACTTTCCTCGACAAGATTGACTTCGTCGGCATGCTCGGGGATGTCGAACCGGCGATACACACCACGCTGCCGGGGAACAATCTACCGCTGCTAAGGCATTTGGTGGTTTTTGGCCAACGAGTACCACAAGCAGGACTGAGCGAGGCCGCCTTCCTTCAACTCGGTACCGATGTCCAGCCCATTGAATTGACCGCCGCACGCTCACGAGTCGAGCCCGACGATACGTTGTTGATCCAGTTCACCTCGGGAACCACCGCTTTTCCAAAAGGGGTCATGCTCAGCCATGCCTCGATGCTCGGGATTGCCAAGTGTGTGGCCGTTCGCATGGGCGTGCACTCGGAAGATCGCTATTTCAGTCCACGACCGTTCTATCATGTGGCCGGCAGCACCATGTCATTGCTGGTCGCACTGGTTCATGGCGCCACGCTGGTCACCGCCGCGACATTCGACCCGGCTCAGGCGCTGGCGATCATGGAACGCGAGCGGTGCACTTTGACCTCAGGCAATGACACCATGTTTCTGATGATGCTGGCCGAGCCCGGTTTCAACACCCATCGCTTGTACCTTCGCGGCGGCTGGGCGGCCGCCAGTCCGCAGATCCTCCATGACGTCGTCGAGAAGATGGGCGCGAAGGACATTTGCAATGCGTACGGACTCTCGGAAGCCTCACCGAACCTGGTCTTCTCCGATTACCGCGAATCGCTCGATTTGCGGCTCAATGGTTCCATGACCACCCATGCCGGACTGGATATTCAGGTTTGCGATCCCACCAGCGGTCAGCCTATGCCTGCGGGCCAACCGGGTGAAATCTGCGCGCGCGGCTGGAGCCTGATGAAGGGCTACTACAAGCTTCCCGAACAGACAGCGTCCACCTTGCGCGAAGGCTGGCTGCATACCGGAGACCTCGGAACACTGTCTGCGGACGGCCGCCTGCAGTTTATCGGTCGACTCAAGGATATGTTCCGCGTCGGTGGCGAGAATGTTTCGCCGCTGGAAGTCGAACAGGTGCTGCTCAAACACCCTGCTATCGAACTGGCCCAAGTGATTGGCGTTCCAGACCCGCGACTGGGAGAAGTCCCCGCGGCCTATGTCACCCTCAAGCAGGGAACCGTCGCCAGCAGCGAAGACTTGATCGCTTTCTGCAAGGCACGCTGCGCCAATTTCAAGGTGCCGCGCTATCTATCCATTGTTGAAGACTTCGAAAGCATCGGTATGACCGGATCGAGCAAGATCCAGAAAAACCGCTTACGCGACTTTGCCATTCACCAACTTGGGCTCGCGTGA
- a CDS encoding DUF6632 domain-containing protein, with translation MTVVDRLRYLRVVLVLSGLVCLALYPLMLLWPSGWAWHVGHSDYPMMIVGIYATLGVFLILAARDPLANLSLIWFTVWSSAIHGGIMAVQADTQPEQLGHLAGDVPALFIVAAALAILTPRSQLAARPRTHNVV, from the coding sequence ATGACCGTAGTCGATCGCCTCAGGTATTTGCGCGTCGTCCTGGTTTTGTCTGGCCTCGTGTGCCTTGCTCTCTACCCACTTATGTTGTTGTGGCCGTCCGGCTGGGCCTGGCACGTCGGTCACTCGGATTATCCGATGATGATTGTTGGCATCTACGCCACACTTGGCGTCTTCTTGATCCTGGCCGCACGTGATCCATTAGCCAATCTGAGCCTGATCTGGTTCACCGTATGGTCTAGCGCCATACACGGAGGAATCATGGCCGTCCAGGCGGACACCCAGCCGGAACAATTGGGGCACTTGGCAGGTGACGTGCCGGCGCTCTTCATCGTGGCGGCCGCCTTGGCCATCTTGACGCCTCGCTCGCAATTGGCCGCTCGACCCCGGACACACAATGTGGTCTAG
- a CDS encoding cation diffusion facilitator family transporter, protein MATEQRALQVTIVATVLLAGTGIAFGLFAGSQSIVFDGLFNAIDSCMAGLSLLVSRLLLKQPGRRFQRGYWHIEPMVLALYGSVLVSLCVYALINSVDGLMRGGQVLAFDEVIVYAWVTASGSGLMYGYLRRCNRRLRSELIQIDLHSWLMSTAISLALLLAFSTGYLLQGSQYEALTPYIDPLILTLLTLVLIPAPCRTVWKAAKQILRITPTTLDSEIAGLMAGMSQRYGFESFSHCVSRVGRGLFVEIHILLPVSMNHWPVSELDGVRAEIAAAIGSEGPNRWLAIGFTRDRRWL, encoded by the coding sequence ATGGCCACTGAACAGAGGGCTTTGCAGGTAACGATCGTGGCCACCGTGCTGCTGGCAGGCACGGGGATCGCCTTCGGCCTGTTCGCGGGCTCGCAGTCGATTGTGTTCGACGGTCTGTTCAATGCCATCGACTCTTGTATGGCCGGGCTTTCCCTGCTGGTTTCCCGCCTGTTGCTCAAACAGCCCGGGCGGAGATTCCAGCGCGGTTACTGGCATATCGAGCCGATGGTGCTGGCGCTCTATGGCAGCGTGCTGGTCAGCCTTTGTGTCTATGCGCTCATCAACTCGGTAGACGGGTTGATGCGTGGCGGGCAGGTGCTGGCCTTTGACGAGGTGATTGTCTATGCGTGGGTGACGGCGTCGGGCTCCGGGCTGATGTACGGCTACTTGCGTCGTTGCAATCGGCGCCTGCGTTCCGAGCTGATCCAGATTGATCTGCACAGCTGGCTGATGTCGACCGCCATCAGCCTGGCTCTGCTGCTCGCGTTCAGCACGGGCTATTTGTTGCAGGGCAGTCAATATGAGGCACTGACGCCTTATATCGATCCGCTGATCCTGACGTTGTTGACCCTGGTACTGATTCCGGCGCCATGCCGTACGGTGTGGAAAGCGGCCAAGCAAATCCTGCGCATCACCCCGACGACGCTGGACAGTGAAATCGCCGGGCTGATGGCCGGGATGAGCCAGCGCTACGGTTTCGAGAGCTTTTCCCACTGCGTCAGCAGAGTCGGACGGGGCCTGTTTGTCGAGATCCATATCCTCTTGCCGGTGTCGATGAACCACTGGCCGGTCAGTGAACTGGACGGGGTACGCGCGGAAATCGCGGCGGCGATCGGTAGTGAAGGCCCCAACCGTTGGCTGGCGATTGGCTTTACCAGGGACCGGCGCTGGCTGTGA
- a CDS encoding PDR/VanB family oxidoreductase: MGAQFEVQITCMRLEAEGVMSLELQATDGSVFPEWTPGAHIDLLLPSGLVRQYSLCGDPLDRQRLRIGVLLECKGRGGSQEVHGRLRVGQTLAIRGPRNAFALQPDQSYLFVAGGIGITPILSMARAAQRAGAQWQLLYGGRSRRSMAFVQELQALGQGRVEILPADEVGLLDLDAIVAAAAAGQDIYSCGPAVLLDALSARFAEAGLSERLHLERFAPVAPAPGAASGETLKVILARSGAEVDVPSDCSIMGALRAAGHQVASSCEQGICGMCETRVLDGTPDHRDSLLTEGERARGNVMMLCVSRALTPTLTLDL; this comes from the coding sequence ATGGGAGCGCAATTCGAGGTACAGATCACCTGCATGCGGCTGGAGGCCGAAGGGGTGATGTCTCTCGAATTGCAGGCCACTGACGGTTCGGTATTTCCCGAATGGACACCGGGCGCGCATATCGATCTGTTGTTGCCCTCCGGCCTGGTGCGTCAGTACTCGCTGTGCGGCGATCCTCTGGATCGCCAGCGCCTGCGTATTGGCGTGCTGCTGGAATGCAAGGGGCGCGGCGGTTCGCAGGAAGTCCATGGGCGCTTGCGTGTGGGCCAGACGCTGGCCATTCGTGGCCCGCGCAATGCCTTTGCCTTGCAACCGGATCAGTCGTACCTGTTTGTGGCTGGCGGGATCGGTATCACGCCGATCCTGTCCATGGCTCGGGCGGCGCAACGTGCCGGCGCGCAGTGGCAGCTGCTGTACGGCGGTCGCTCGCGGCGTTCGATGGCCTTTGTCCAGGAGCTGCAGGCGCTGGGGCAGGGCAGGGTGGAGATCCTGCCGGCCGACGAGGTCGGCCTGCTCGACCTGGATGCGATTGTCGCCGCTGCCGCTGCCGGGCAGGACATTTATAGCTGTGGCCCGGCGGTGTTGCTCGATGCCTTGAGCGCGCGCTTCGCCGAAGCCGGTCTGAGCGAGCGCTTGCACCTGGAACGTTTCGCGCCGGTGGCTCCTGCACCTGGAGCAGCCTCGGGGGAAACCTTGAAGGTGATCCTGGCGCGCAGTGGCGCCGAGGTCGACGTGCCATCCGACTGCTCGATCATGGGCGCTCTGCGTGCAGCCGGGCATCAGGTCGCGTCCTCCTGTGAACAGGGAATCTGCGGCATGTGCGAGACCCGGGTGCTGGACGGTACGCCGGATCACCGCGACTCGCTGCTGACCGAGGGCGAACGCGCGCGCGGCAACGTGATGATGCTTTGCGTCTCGCGTGCACTGACCCCCACCTTGACCCTCGACCTGTAA